Genomic window (Alphaproteobacteria bacterium):
GCTGCGACTGTCCCCGGTACCGTCCGCCCCAGATACGGTGCGAAATATCGAGGGGCAGGTCATAGGAAATCCAGCGGGGAATTTCGCCGATGATTTCCACCCTGTCGGTGCCGGTTTCCTCTTCCAATTCCCGCAAGGCGGCAATTTCCGGCGACTCCCCGTTTTCGATGCCCCCCTGCGGCATCTGCCAATCCTGCCGGTCCGTATTGATCCGGTCGCCGACAAAAACCAGCCCATCCGCGTTCAGCATCATGATGCCAACGCATTTCCGATAGGGTCGTGGATCACCATCGGTCATTGCGGCCCCGTCATTTCAGTTTTTGGCGATTGACCACCGCCGAGATCGGCGCCAGGGCCAGTCCCATCTCGTTGAGCCCGCCGATCCAGCGTTTCAGGATTCGCAGCGAAACGGGATAAGGATGCGCGATGACGACGGCGGCGCCTTGCGACCTGGCAATCCGCTCGACCACCGATAATTGTTGTTCAATACTGGCCCGGCTGGCGACGGCGTCCACCGTTGTATTGCTGACCGCAAGAGGCAGTTTCAGGCCTGGCGCAATCGACGTAATGGTGCTGACAGTCCGGTCCACCGTATCGACGAACAGCAGCCCCCTGCTCACAAGCTCGCGGAGCACCGGCTGCAGCGCAACCGCACTTCCGGAAAAGCGGTCACCCTGGACATTCGTCACGCCGACATATCCCGTCATCCGGCTCAGTATCCAGTCGAGCCGGCGTTTGTTTTCGTCCGGTCGCAAGCCGGTCATCAGGCCGAACGGTCCCGGGTCATTCCGTGGATATCCCAGCGGCTCCATCGGAATATTGAGAAGCACTTCATGCCCGGCTCCGCGCGCCGCGTCGATCCATTCGTTCAGCTTGTTCGAAAACGGCTCGAAGGCCAGCGTGACTTCGCCAGGCAATTCCTGGACGGCGCTTTCCGTGGCATTGAAGGACACCCCCAGACCGACGATGACAACGGCGACACGCGGGCGCTTTTCCAGTGCGTTGAACGGTCGGGAATAGACGCGCCAGGGCTGGCGGCCATCCTTACCGATAACCGGCAGCATCCCGATGTCGGTTTTCTCAACCAGTTGCGGATCCGGATGCGGATGCAGGACCGTCGGCGCGGCGCTGGCGGACTCCGGAATTTGCGGCGTGCGGTTCCTTGAACTGCTTTTTGCCCCTGCCGAATCGTGAGCGGCGTCTCGTTCCGGCGGTTCGTCGTTGGCCAATCGTGACG
Coding sequences:
- a CDS encoding RNA pyrophosphohydrolase: MTDGDPRPYRKCVGIMMLNADGLVFVGDRINTDRQDWQMPQGGIENGESPEIAALRELEEETGTDRVEIIGEIPRWISYDLPLDISHRIWGGRYRGQSQRWYAMRFTGEDEDICLDRHVPEFSDWRWVPIGKVCELIIPFKRQVYREVVREFKPLTESQAIRGRAVN
- a CDS encoding divergent polysaccharide deacetylase family protein, which codes for MTDEMRAARPQVNVRMLSSSRLANDEPPERDAAHDSAGAKSSSRNRTPQIPESASAAPTVLHPHPDPQLVEKTDIGMLPVIGKDGRQPWRVYSRPFNALEKRPRVAVVIVGLGVSFNATESAVQELPGEVTLAFEPFSNKLNEWIDAARGAGHEVLLNIPMEPLGYPRNDPGPFGLMTGLRPDENKRRLDWILSRMTGYVGVTNVQGDRFSGSAVALQPVLRELVSRGLLFVDTVDRTVSTITSIAPGLKLPLAVSNTTVDAVASRASIEQQLSVVERIARSQGAAVVIAHPYPVSLRILKRWIGGLNEMGLALAPISAVVNRQKLK